One stretch of Daphnia pulicaria isolate SC F1-1A chromosome 6, SC_F0-13Bv2, whole genome shotgun sequence DNA includes these proteins:
- the LOC124341767 gene encoding ATP-dependent helicase brm-like, which translates to MSSGEPPSSMMTSPGPGPGTPQPSPLSHPAASPAPHSHPNSNAGNQQQQVASPMAPPQPPSPMNHPQPSPSPMGPPMQQHPPQFQQQPQQQTYPPPMSGAVSMGPPHQPMQQPIRQHHGGVPQPHYMGASGGYPPGSHHQPPQQPNYPSQPGGPMPQQSQQQPGAPPYPPDSINALQRAISTMEDRGLQNDPRYATLLAMRGKQEGMAPTSHSPGPPLMDPNRQPGVPSQYGPPNPATLNGNSSGPEGANSMKSSFLSPTQVHQLRAQIMAYRLLARNQPVPTNIGMAAQGKRTDLPTLQSQPNTVSQLDQQQQQIYVPSPSQPGQSFQRPTAPSAPTPMQPSSVRPIGPPYSSQQPVAPSPSGQQSQLPSMGPAPSAGTPTPGTTASPVPGTIPTPRPPQPQVPVHPMQPSQGATAPTAIQMGNAALQPIIAPPAVPTSNASLMQQQPVMPHSQQIQPQQLQQQTLVSKQNKVTPIAKPAGLDPVVILQERENRMATRVAYRIEELSNLPTTMGEDLRIKAQIELRALRLLNFQRQLRSEVLACTRRDTTLETAVNVKAYKRTKKQGLREARATEKLEKQQKMEAERRRRQKHQEYLTAVLQHGKDLKEFHRNNLAKIVRINKAVLLHHANAEREQKKEQERIEKERMRRLMAEDEEGYRKLIDQKKDKRLAFLLQQTDEYIANLTEMVKLHKTEQRRKMKEQQMIKRRVQRNDDGTVVEDFHVSVIETASGNTLTGEEAPLASVLQTWLEAHPGWEELIEDEEQHIEEERPEETKKAVTDESKTADEATVVVVKTALDDEYKTDDGEKNYYSIAHTVHEKVHGQASILINGKLKEYQVKGLEWLVSLYNNNLNGILADEMGLGKTIQTIGLITYLMEVKKNPGPYLIIVPLSTLSNWSLEFEKWAPSVNVVCYKGSPTVRRIVQNQMRAVKFNVLLTTYEYIIKDKSILAKLPFKYMIIDEGHRMKNHHCKLTQVLNTHYLAPHRLLLTGTPLQNKLPELWALLNFLLPSIFKSVSTFEQWFNAPFATTGEKVELNEEETILIIRRLHKVLRPFLLRRLKKEVESQLPDKVEYIVKCDMSGLQKVLYRHMQSKGVMLTDGSEKDKKGKGGAKALMNTIMQLRKLCNHPFMFQHIEEAYCEHMNVPGGLVSGPDLYRTSGKFELLDRILPKLKHLNHRVLLFCQMTQLMTIMEDYLNWKSFKYLRLDGTTKADDRGDLLKRFNDKSSDYFLFLLSTRAGGLGLNLQAADTVIIFDSDWNPHQDLQAQDRAHRIGQTNEVRVLRLMCVGSVEERILAAARYKLNMDQKVIQAGKFDQKSTGADRRQFLQTILHADEMEDEEENEVPDDETVNQMLARSEGEFELYQRMDIERRREEARQGSARKPRLMEETELPEWMSKDEEEVERLTCEEEEERVFGRGNRLKKDVDYGESLTEKEWLKAIGAMEEEGNVQDDDEEEEPGPSGRGSKRSRSTGGSSRRKRQRGDGDGGDEDDEPTNKKRRGGGRSLNFDKESGVNPQLKRKMKKILEIVMKYTDAEGRILSQPFMKLPTRKELPDYYEVIKKPIDINKILQRLQADKYMDFDDLERDFMLLCKNAQNYNEESSLIYEDSVVLQSVFTSARQRTEEEPEEVQQPPPPQQTDGEPNDEEDAQPSESDDNSNAASSVKVKIKLGKGRSGKSSDGGAHASASGGRGKRKRTSRKYVSDEEDDFGEEEEGASERTSSRSSSRVASPAPSRRNR; encoded by the exons AGCAAACTTATCCACCACCCATGTCAGGAGCAGTTTCGATGGGGCCTCCTCATCAACCTATGCAGCAACCAATAAGGCAGCATCATGGTGGAGTTCCACAGCCTCATTATATGGGAGCAAGTGGTGGCTATCCTCCAGGTTCACACCACCAACCTCCACAGCAACCAAATTATCCATCACAGCCTGGTGGACCAATGCCTCAACAATCCCAACAGCAACCAGGAGCACCACCTTATCCACCTGACAGTATCAATGCTTTGCAAAGAGCTATATCTACAATGGAAGACCGTGGCTTGCAGAATGATCCTCGCTATGCTACTCTTCTTGCCATGAGAGGAAAACAAGAGGGAATGGCTCCTACTAGCCACAGTCCTGGTCCACCACTTATGGATCCTAACAG ACAACCTGGTGTGCCATCGCAGTATGGGCCGCCCAATCCAGCGACCCTTAATGGCAATTCTTCTGGACCGGAAGGGGCCAATTCTATGAAATCGTCATTCCTATCACCTACACAAGTCCACCAGCTACGAGCGCAAATTATGGCTTACCGGTTGTTGGCTCGAAACCAACCTGTGCCAACAAATATTGGAATGGCTGCTCAAGGGAAACGGACGGACCTTCCGACACTTCAGTCGCAGCCTAATACTGTATCACAGCtggatcaacaacaacagcaaatatATGTTCCGTCTCCGTCTCAGCCTGGACAGTCTTTCCAGAGACCTACAGCTCCTTCGGCTCCTACTCCGATGCAACCTTCTAGCGTACGGCCTATTGGGCCTCCATACTCTTCTCAGCAACCTGTGGCACCATCACCGAGCGGACAGCAGTCTCAGCTACCTTCTATGGGGCCAGCACCATCGGCAGGAACTCCAACTCCGGGAACTACTGCAAGTCCAGTTCCTGGTACCATACCGACTCCTCGTCCCCCTCAGCCACAG GTCCCTGTACATCCGATGCAACCATCCCAAGGGGCTACTGCCCCTACTGCAATTCAAATGGGTAATGCTGCATTGCAGCCCATCATAGCACCACCAGCTGTGCCCACTTCTAATGCCTCACTCATGCAACAACAACCCGTGATGCCACATTCACAGCAGATACAACCACAGCAACTGCAGCAACAAACACTTGTgtctaaacaaaacaaagttacCCCAATTGCCAAACCAGCAGGATTAGATCCAGTTGTAATTTTGCAG gaaagagaaaatcgCATGGCTACGCGCGTTGCCTACCGTATTGAAGAACTTAGTAATCTACCTACTACAATGGGAGAGGATTTGCGAATTAAGGCGCAAATTGAATTACGTGCTCTGCGATTACTTAATTTCCAACGGCAGTTGCGTTCAGAAGTGTTAGCTTGTACGAGAAGAGACACCACGTTAGAAACAGCTGTCAACGTTAAAGCTTATAAGCGGACAAAGAAACAAGGACTACGAGAAGCTCGGGCAACTGAGAAGCTTgagaaacaacagaaaatggaAGCTGAGCGCCGACGCCGTCAGAAGCACCAAGAATATCTTACTGCGGTCCTTCAACACGGCAAAGATCTTAAAGAGTTTCATCGTAACAACCTG gCGAAAATTGTGCGCATCAACAAAGCTGTCCTACTACATCATGCTAATGCAGAACGTGAACAGAAGAAGGAACAGGAGCGTATTGAAAAAGAGCGTATGCGTCGCTTGATGGCGGAAGATGAAGAAGGTTACCGTAAGCttatcgatcagaaaaaagacaaacgtCTTGCATTCCTTCTTCAACAAACGGACGAATACATTGCCAATTTGACGGAGATGGTGAAGCTGCATAAAACTGAGCAACGGCGAAAAATGAAAGAGCAGCAGATGATCAAAAGACGTGTGCAGCGGAATGATGATGGAACAGTTGTGGAGGATTTCCATGTGAGCGTTATTGAAACGGCTTCTGGGAACACGCTTACCGGCGAGGAAGCGCCACTTGCTTCAGTTCTCCAA acCTGGTTGGAAGCTCATCCTGGCTGGGAAGAATTAATTGAGGATGAAGAGCAACATATTGAAGAAGAACGACCGGAAGAGACAAAGAAAGCTGTAACCGACGAATCCAAAACTGCCGACGAAGCAACTGTTGTGGTCGTAAAAACGGCGCTAGATGACGAATACAAGACCGATGACGGAGAAAAGAATTACTATTCGATTGCCCATACCGTACACGAAAAAGTTCACGGACAGGCTAGCATTTTGATCAATGGCAAATTGAAAG AGTATCAGGTGAAAGGTTTGGAATGGCTTGTTTCTctttacaacaacaacctgaACGGAATTCTCGCTGATGAAATGGGTCTTGGTAAAACCATTCAAACTATTGGTTTAATCACATACTTGATGGAAGTCAAGAAAAATCCAGGCCCATATTTGATCATTGTGCCCTTGTCAACACTTTCGAATTGGTCTTTGGAGTTCGAAAAATGGGCTCCTTCAGTCAATGTAGTATGCTATAAGGGTTCCCCAACGGTGCGCCGTATTGTCCAAAACCAAATGAGAGCCGTGAAATTCAACGTGCTTCTGACTACTTATGAATATATCATAAAGGATAAATCAATCCTGGCCAAATTGCCCTTCAAGTACATGATTATCGATGAAGGTCATCGCATGAAGAACCATCATTGTAAATTAACCCAG gttTTGAACACACACTATTTAGCGCCCCATCGTTTGCTATTGACGGGTACGCCACTTCAGAATAAGCTCCCTGAATTGTGGGCTTTACTGAACTTCTTGCTGCCATCCATCTTCAAGTCAGTCTCTACTTTTGAGCAATGGTTTAACGCTCCTTTTGCCACCACTGGCGAGAAGGTAGAACTCAACGAGGAAGAGACCATCTTGATCATTCGTCGTCTTCATAAAGTCTTACGTCCTTTCCTTCTCCGCCGTCTGAAGAAAGAAGTGGAGTCGCAACTGCCCGACAAGGTTGAATACATCGTGAAGTGCGACATGTCTGGCTTGCAGAAAGTCCTCTACCGACACATGCAGAGCAAGGGTGTCATGCTCACTGATGGATCTGAAAAAGATAAGAAGGGCAAGGGTGGCGCCAAGGCTTTGATGAACACTATCATGCAGTTGAGAAAGCTTTGCAATCATCCGTTCATGTTCCAGCACATAGAAGAAGCCTATTGTGAGCATATGAATGTGCCTGGTGGACTCGTATCTGGTCCTGATTTGTATCGTACTTCGGGCAAATTTGAACTCCTTGATCGGATTCTCCCGAAACTGAAACATTTGAACCATCGTGTTCTTCTCTTTTGTCAAATGACCCAGCTGATGACCATTATGGAGGATTATCTCAATTGGAAGAGCTTCAAA TATCTTCGTTTGGACGGTACCACGAAAGCAGATGATCGTGGTGACTTGCTGAAGCGGTTCAATGACAAGTCTTCggattatttccttttcttgctCTCAACTCGTGCTGGTGGTTTGGGTCTCAATCTCCAAGCAGCTGATACTGTCATCATCTTCGATTCTGATTGGAATCCTCACCAAGATTTGCAAGCCCAAGATCGTGCCCATCGTATCGGGCAAACTAACGAAGTGCGTGTTTTACGACTAATGTGTGTCGGATCTGTCGAAGAGCGTATTCTCGCCGCTGCAAG GTACAAGTTAAATATGGACCAGAAAGTTATTCAGGCTGGTAAGTTCGATCAAAAGTCGACTGGAGCTGATCGTCGCCAATTCCTGCAAACTATTTTACATGCG GATGAAATGGAGGACGAGGAAGAGAACGAAGTTCCCGATGACGAAACAGTCAACCAAATGTTAGCTCGTAGTGAAGGCGAGTTTGAACTTTATCAACGAATGGATATCGAGCGCCGACGAGAAGAGGCTCGCCAAGGATCCGCCCGCAAACCGCGTCTGATGGAAGAAACTGAGTTGCCCGAATGGATGTCCAAAGATGAGGAGGAGGTGGAACGTTTAAcctgcgaagaagaagaagaacgtgtCTTCGGACGAGGAAATCGTCTTAAGAAGGATGTCGACTATGGTGAAAGTCTGACGGAGAAAGAGTGGCTCAAAGCTATTGGTGCCATGGAGGAAGAAGGCAACGTTCAAGAtgacgatgaagaagaagagcccgGACCAAGTGGACGTGGATCTAAGCGATCCCGCTCGACAGGAGGAAGTTCGCGACGAAAACGCCAAAGAGGCGACGGCGATGGAGGGGACGAAGACGATGAgccgacaaacaaaaaacgtcGAGGTGGGGGCCGTTCGCTGAACTTTGATAAAGAAAGCGGCGTCAATCCACAACTCAAACGcaagatgaagaaaatattGGAGATCGTTATGAAATACACCGATGCTGAGGGCCGAATCCTTAGCCAACCCTTTATGAAGCTTCCGACTCGGAAAGAGTTGCCCGATTATTACGAAGTCATTAAAAAACCGATTGACATCAACAAAATCCTTCAGCGATTGCAAGCCGACAAATACATG GATTTCGATGACTTGGAGCGGGATTTCATGCTGCTCTGTAAAAATGCACAAAACTACAATGAGGAGTCGTCTCTCATTTACGAGGACTCGGTCGTCCTTCAGTCGGTATTCACGAGTGCAAGGCAGCGCACGGAGGAAGAACCCGAGGAGGTCCAACAGCCGCCTCCGCCGCAGCAAACGGATGGTGAACCCAATGACGAGGAAGACGCTCAGCCCAGTGAATCCGATGACAACTCGAACGCGGCGTCCTCAGTTAAAGTCAAAATCAAGCTCGGCAAAGGCCGCAGCGGCAAGAGCAGTGACGGTGGCGCGCACGCCTCCGCCTCTGGTGGGCGGGGCAAGCGTAAGCGTACCAGCCGTAAATACGTTAGCGACGAAGAAGACGATTTCGGTGAAGAAGAG gAAGGTGCTAGTGAACGAACTTCTTCTCGTAGTTCATCACGCGTAGCCTCGCCTGCACCTTCTCGTCGTAACCGTTAA